DNA sequence from the Pseudoliparis swirei isolate HS2019 ecotype Mariana Trench chromosome 6, NWPU_hadal_v1, whole genome shotgun sequence genome:
GAGTTTCTACTAATAGATGTTGAATATGAACCTTTGATAACAATCAAGCTAAATCCCTAGATTTAAAGTCTGGATGTCTTATTTGCATTAAAAATAAGTTCACGATGAAGAGGATAACgttgatgaagatgaagtctgGGGCGTAAAGAACAGTATCGTCTGCATAAATGTAGACGCTGAAGTCTCGATAAGGTGTAAATGTTGTGTAGGTGAACAGTAGAGGACCAACGACAGAGCCCTGTGGAACCCCATCACCGCCACATACATCTGTATGGTTTGGATCGTGTGgccatatttctttctttctcctgctGCCTTCACAGACCGTCAGCAAGTACAACTCCCAGTACCACAAACTGTTCCAGACGGTTCCTAAAGAGGAGATCCTGATGAAAGGTGAGGAGTCCTAGTGAGCTCAGGAGGACGCCTGACAGGTGTttcacctcacctgtctgtcaccTGTTTATCATCTATTCAAATCTTATTCAACCCCTGTCTATCACCTCTTTATCCCCCGTGTATCACCTGCTCTATCACCTGATCTATCACCTGATCTATCACCTGTTTATCACCTGTTCAAATCTTATTTATCACCTTTCTGTCACCTAATATATCGCCTGTCTATCACCTGTTCAAATCTAATTTATCACCTGTCAGTCACCTGTCAGTCACCTGTCagtcacctgtcctcaccttaTCTAAACCCTAGTTTCACCTGCTTTTAGTTTATATGTTGTTTCCATTACAGAaacttgtttttatatttgtttccaGCTCCTGATGAAAACATTTGATCAGAGACGCAGGGaaagtctctctccctgtctgatCCACCTGGACCTACctgctctcttcttcttcttctttttcttcttctccttcttcttctgcagtgtATTCGTGTGCTTTGTTGCGAGACATCCTGCTGCAGGGACGCCTCTACATCTCCAGGAACTGGCTGTGTTTCTACGCTAACCTGTTTGGTAAAGACATCAAGGTGAGTGAAGaccctgtccctttaagacccTGTCCCTTAAAGACTTTGTCCCTTTAAGAACATTTTACTTTAAGACCCTGTCCCTTAaagactgtccctttaaggacaTTTTACTTTAAGaccctgtccctttaagaacctTCCCCTTTAAAAACCTGTCCATTTAAGTCTTAAAGGGGCAGGTTCTTAAAGGGACGGGGTCTTAAAGTTCAAGACCCCGTCCGTTTAAAAACCTGTCCTTTTAAGAACCTGCCCATTTAAGACCCTATCCCTTTAAGACCCTGCCCCTTTAAGACCTTGCCCATTTAAGACCCTGTCCTTTTAAGAACCTGTGCCTTTAAGACCCTGTCCCTTAAAGactctgtccctttaagaacctGTCCCTTAAATACTCTGTCCATTTAAGACCCTGTACTTTTAAGAAAACCTGTCCCTTTAATACCCTGTCCAGTGGcagagggaacaggaagtgtgtgCATTGCCTACCACAATAAAGGTCTCCTGTGTTCCTCTCTGCAGGTGTGTATTCCCGTGGTGTCGGTCCGGCTGGTGAAAAAACACAGGACTGCCGGCCTGGTGCCAAACGGCCTGGCTATCACCATGGATACGGCCCGGAAGGTACCACACGGGATACCACGTCAAGAGTATTACTactaaatgtatatattcatacactcaAAGGCGGACTCTCCACGTCTCGTTATGTGTGGctctttatttgttatttgtgactcctccggttgtatagaagtctatgcttcatgtgttaaagctgtattctctctcctgaccaccagggggcgactcctctggttttatagaagtatatgcttcatgtgttaaagctgtattctctctcctgaccaccagggggcgactcctctggttgtatagaagtctatgcttcaagtgttaaagcattctctcctgaccactagggggcgactcctctggttgtatagaagtctatgcttcatgtgttaaagctgcattctctctgctgaccaccagggggcgactcctctggttgtatagaagtctatgcttcatgtgttaaaactgcattctctctcctgaccaccagggggcgactcctctggttgtatagaaatctatgcttcatgtgttaaagcattctctctcctgaccaccagggggcgactcctctggttgtatagaagtctatgcttcatgtgttaaagctgcattctctctcctggccaccagggggcgactcctctggttgtatagaagtctatgcttcatgtgttaaagctgcatcctctcttctgaccaccagggggcgactcctctggttgtatagaagtctatgcttcatgtgttaaagctgcattatctctcctgaccaccagggggcgactcctctggttgtatagaagtctatgcttcatgtgttaaagcattctcactcctgaccaccagggggcgactcctctggttgtatagaagtctaccgcATTAGTAAATTCTTGGACATGACGTTTAAACATCCCCtttatgatgatgtcacttcctgtttgtgtctCCTCAGTACGTGTTCGTGTCCCTGCTGTCCAGAGACAGCGTGTACGACGTCCTCCGGAGGATCTGCACTCACCTGCAGGTTCGATGCTCCGATCAACTGTCACTCCGCTTGTGTCCCggcgacttcctgtctgacttcctatctgacttcctgtctgttctGTTTCAGGTGAACGGGAAGAGTCTGAGCCTGAAGCTGTACCTGGAGGAGCCCATCTCTCTGTCCATGGTGAGGAGTATTTATACTACAGAGTACTGTGATGTTTATATGACAGGTACTTTAGAGGTGTACTCCTAACCAGCAGTACTCCTCTAAAGTACTCCCGCCCCCCCTACAGGATGAGTTCCCTGAGGTGCTCACTTGGAGGAGGAAGCCGTctctccccctcgtctcctcctccctgcctgACCTGCTGGGTAGCTCCTCCCCCGGCCTGGCTGCAGAAACGCCCTTCCTCACGCACACGCTCACAGGTAGGACACCCCATAGGCTCAcctgaccgcccccccccccataggctcacatagtcacatagtgtgtgtgtgtgagtgtgtgtgtagacaacAGCTTGGAGACAGAGACCATTCTCCTGACAGAACCAGTACCTGAACTGGGTCACATGGAGTACCAGCTGCTGAGATTCTTCATTCTGCTGTgagtacacacagtatacacagtaCACGCAGTACACGCAGTATACGCAAGGAATCCTACGGAaacctgatatatatatatatatataaatacacttatatataatatatttatatatatataatatataagtgtatttatatatattatatatatataagtgtataaatatatataaatatttattttatatatatatatttcgtcTCTGTGAActtcatgtttatatatatatatgttttctgATCTGTGCTGCCACCTGCTGTTTGAGTATATATCACATGCCCACGTGCAACCAAtaacttatattatatatatatatacctaatatatatatttatttttaattttttatatatatatagtgatatatatgtatattaatatttataaatatattatatatatatatatatatcaatatgtatttcatatatatataccatctGTCTACCCATCTGTCTGACcatctgtctacccgtctgtctctcagcGTCTCCCTGCTCGTCCTGTCTTCCTG
Encoded proteins:
- the LOC130195320 gene encoding GRAM domain-containing protein 2A-like; this encodes MSENVEHSDDLGLLPPPEAEPPREEDAHCPLPFRLQLIDDLSYEDVKKCYRGSTVSKYNSQYHKLFQTVPKEEILMKVYSCALLRDILLQGRLYISRNWLCFYANLFGKDIKVCIPVVSVRLVKKHRTAGLVPNGLAITMDTARKYVFVSLLSRDSVYDVLRRICTHLQVNGKSLSLKLYLEEPISLSMDEFPEVLTWRRKPSLPLVSSSLPDLLGSSSPGLAAETPFLTHTLTDNSLETETILLTEPVPELGHMEYQLLRFFILLVSLLVLSSCYLAFRVCRLEQQMSFLSSQQTPRERCGELPCWLANQRTGT